In Mustelus asterias chromosome 16, sMusAst1.hap1.1, whole genome shotgun sequence, one DNA window encodes the following:
- the LOC144505346 gene encoding LOW QUALITY PROTEIN: uncharacterized protein LOC144505346 (The sequence of the model RefSeq protein was modified relative to this genomic sequence to represent the inferred CDS: inserted 3 bases in 2 codons; substituted 3 bases at 3 genomic stop codons): protein MEQMLKPERLTLDPRAVGASNTFDHWLKCFEDYLAASAAVTTDDDRLQVLHARVSDTVYLAIRAATTYPRAIELLKKRYTRPPNEIHARYLLATRHRQSGETMEDYANELLQLARGCDCKAVSAEQYMYDLARDAFVAGVGSSYIRLKLLEKGNLNLTQAMEMAEMIATKSRRYSAEDRIFIRSEVQRLLKEGIIQHSASPWRAQVVVVKSGNKPRMVIDYSQTINRYTQLDAYPLPRISDMVNQIAQYRVFSTIDLKSAYHQLPIRPEDRQYTAFEADGRLYQFLRVPFGVTNGVSVFQRAMDRMVDQNGLRATFPYLDNITICGHDQQDHDTNLQNFLRTASRLNLTYNREKCVFRTRRLAILGYVVENGVIGPDPDRMRPLTELPLPASAKALRRCLGFFSYYAQWVPNYADKARPLIKSTTFPLTPEAQLAFKALKSDIAKATMHAVDESIPFQVESDASDFALAATLNQAGRPVAFFSRTLQDPEIRHSAVEKEAQAIVEAIRHWRHYLAGKRFTLITDQRSVAFMFSNTQRGKIKNDKILRWRIELSTYNYDIMYRPGKLNEPSDALSRGTCAIMQEDRLKALHNDLCHPGVTRLYHFIKARNLPYSVEDVRSVTRSCRICAECKPHFYRPDRAQLVKATRPFERLSVDFKGPLPSTDRNVYFLNIIDEYSRFPFVVPCADTSTATVIKAFSDLFTLFGYPCYIHSDRGSSFMSNDLRQFLLSYGIASSRTTSYNPRGNGQVERENATVWKAVLLALKSRGLPVSRWQEVLPNALHSIRSLLCTATNATPHERMFSFPRKSSSGISLPAWLTYPGPVLLRRHVRARKSDPLVEPVQLLHANPQYAYVAYPDGREDTVSIRDLAPAGDSESDKLYVLHARVSDVVYSTIRDAETYRDALELLKSQYSKRTNEVHARHLLATRRQRPGESSAQFLHELRPFATKSRWYSAGDRTFIRSEVQRLLKEGIIEASTSPWRAQLVVVKTGEKHRMVIDYSQTINRYTQLDAYPLPHISDMVNQIVXYLVFSTIDLKSAYHQLPSAXEDHKYTAFEVDGRLYHFLMVPFGVTNGVSVFQRVMDRMVDQNGLRATFPYLDNIIICGHDQQDHDANLNKFLHTAALLNLTYNKEKCVFRTHRLAILGYVVENRVISPNPDRMRPLLELPLPTNLKALRRCLGFFSYYAQXVPNYADKARRLIKSTLFPLSGEARLAFDRIKADIAKATMHAVDESIPFQVESDASDFALAATLNQAGRPVAFFSXTLQGSEIRHSSVEKEAQAIVEAVRHWRHXGQRFTLLTDQRSVAFMFNNAQRGKIKNNKILRWRIELSTYNYDILYRPGKLNEPPDALSRGTCASAQVNQLQTLHNDLCHPGVTRLYYFIKARNLPYSVEDGRSITRHCPVCAECKPHFYRPDRAHLIKATRPFERFSVDFKGPLPSSDRNIYFLNVIDEYSRFPFAIPCSDMTSATVVRALHGLFTLFGFPSYIHSDRGSSFMSDELRQYLLSKGIASSRTSSYNPRGNGQVERENATVWKAVLLALRSKGLPVTRWQEVLPDALHSIRSLLCTATNATPHERMFAFPRKSSSGISLPSWLTYPGPVLLRRHVRPHKSDPLVEKVQLLHANPQYAYAVYPDGREDMVSIQGLAPISPIHMAPAAKMVSKWVPHPVTAPFCGGLLAYSPGLDGHDSRCMPPVGEAGCCTTVMHQAALDQAALECSKVNEEAEMYSWSVDVPGCSKSRGLVFQAQFEIYLGDAALAQLPAELVVYCLSFCCPVADPFYNVANLLACPSPLARH from the exons atggagcaaatgctgaaaccagagcgcctgacgctggacccacgtgcggtcggtgcctctaacaccttcgaccactggctgaagtgtttcgaggactacctggcggcctctgcagcagttactacggacgacgacagactccaggtcctccacgcgagggtaagcgacacggtctacctcgcgattcgtgcggccaccacttacccgagggccatcgagctcttgaaaaaacgatacacgagaccacccaacgagattcacgctcgttacctcctcgctacacgacatcggcagtcgggcgaaaccatggaggactacgccaatgagctcttgcagcttgccaggggctgcgactgcaaagctgtgtcggctgagcagtatatgtacgacctcgcccgagatgcgtttgtagcaggggtagggtcctcgtacatccggcttaagctattggagaaagggaacctcaacttgacccaagcgatggagatggctgagatg atcgctactaaaagtaggcgttacagcgctgaagaccggatctttatcagatctgaggttcagcggctcctcaaagaagggatcatacagcacagtgctagtccgtggagagcgcaggtcgtggtggttaagagcgggaacaaaccccggatggtcatcgactacagtcagaccattaatcgttatacgcagctggatgcgtatcctctcccgcgcatatctgatatggtcaatcagattgcgcagtaccgggtgttctccaccatagaccttaagtccgcctaccatcaactccccatccgcccagaggaccgacaatacacggcttttgaggcggatggtcgtctatatcagtttcttagggttccatttggtgtcaccaatggggtctcggtcttccagcgtgctatggaccgaatggtggaccagaacgggttgcgggctaccttcccgtacctggataacatcaccatctgcggccatgaccagcaggaccatgacacgaatctccaaaactttctgcgcactgcatctcgcctgaatctgacctataacagggagaagtgtgtattccgtacgcgcaggttagctatccttggatacgtggtggaaaacggggtcatcggccctgatccagaccgtatgcgcccccttaccgaacttcccttgcccgctagcgcaaaagcactgaggagatgcctcggcttcttttcttattatgcgcagtgggtccccaactacgcggacaaagcccgtccgctcatcaagtccacgactttcccactcacgccggaggcccaattggccttcaaggctttgaagagcgacattgcgaaagccacgatgcacgcggtggatgaatccatcccttttcaggtggaaagtgatgcatcggatttcgccctggccgccacactaaaccaggcgggcaggcccgtcgcgtttttttcccgcacccttcaagatcccgaaattcggcattcagcggtggagaaggaggctcaggccattgtggaggccatcagacactggcgccattacctggcggggaagcggttcaccctgatcacggatcaacgatccgtggcgtttatgttcagtaatacgcagaggggcaagatcaagaatgataagatcttgcggtggagaattgagctctccacctataattacgatattatgtatcgtccagggaaactcaatgagccctcggatgccctctcacgcggaacatgcgctatcatgcaggaggaccgcttgaaggccctccacaatgacctgtgccatcctggagtcactcgactctaccacttcataaaagcccgcaacctgccctactcggtggaggatgtcaggtcagtaacgagaagctgtcggatttgcgcggaatgcaaaccgcacttttatcgaccggaccgagcacaattggtcaaggccactcgccccttcgagaggctgagtgtggattttaagggcccccttccctcaacggaccggaatgtctattttctcaatatcatagatgaatactcccggttcccgtttgttgtcccctgtgcggacacgtcgactgccacagtgattaaggcattcagtgatctttttaccctgttcgggtacccctgctacatacatagcgacaggggctcgtcgttcatgagtaacgacttgaggcaattcctgctctcatacgggattgcctctagtagaaccacgagctacaaccctaggggtaacggacaggtggagagggagaatgctacagtctggaaggctgtcctattggcgctgaagtccaggggccttccagtctcccgttggcaggaggtccttccaaatgcgcttcattccattcgctccctcctgtgtacggcaaccaatgctactccccacgagaggatgttctcattccctcggaagtcgtcctcggggatctccttaccagcctggttgacgtacccaggacccgtccttctgcggcgacatgtgagggcccgcaagtccgaccccttggtcgaaccggtccaactcctccacgccaaccctcagtatgcctatgtggcatatcctgacgggcgagaggacacggtctcgattcgagacctggcgcccgcaggggac tccgaATCAGACAAGCTgtacgtgctccacgcccgggttaGCGATGTGGTGTATTCCACCATCCGTGACGCTGAGACGTACAGGGACGcgctagagctcctaaagagccagtacagtaaACGGACGAACGAAGTCCACGCCAGACACCTTCTGGCTACTCGAAGacagcggccgggagaatcgAGTGCACAGTTTCTCCACGAACTACgg CCttttgccaccaagagcagatggtacagtgcgggggacaggaccttcattaggtccgaggtccagcggctcctgaaggaagggatcattgaggctagcaccagcccctggagagcacaattggtggtggtcaaaactggggagaaacaccgtatggtcatcgattacagtcagaccatcaatcggtacacgcagctggacgcgtatccccttccgcacatatctgacatggtcaatcagattgtgtAATACCTGGTGTTCTCCACTATTGACCttaaatcggcctaccaccagctcccatccg cggaggaccacaaatatactgctttcgaggttgatggccgcctctatcacttccttatggtccccttcggcgtcaccaatggggtctcggttttccagcgtgtgatggaccgaatggtggaccagaatgggctgcgggccaccttcccatacCTAGATAACATcatcatctgcggccatgatcagcaggaccacgacgcaaacctcaataaattccttcacacggccgctctccttaacctgacctacaataaggagaagtgtgtcttccgcactcaccgcctcgccatcctgggatatgtagtgGAGAACAGGGTCATCAGCCCCAatcctgaccgcatgcgtcccctcctggaacttccccttcccaccaatcttAAAGCActaaggagatgcctgggcttcttctcatactacgcccagtgagtccctaattatgcggataaggcccgtcggcttatcaaatccaccctttttcccctgtcgggagaggcccgcttggccttcgaccgcatcaaagcggatatcgcgaaggccacgatgcacgctgtggatgagtcaatccccttccaggtggagagtgatgcgtccgacttcgccctggccgccacccttaaccaggcaggcagacccgtggccttcttctcatgaaccctccaaggctcggaaattcgacactcctctgtcgagaaggaggctcaggccatcgtcgaagcagtgcgacactggcgcca tggccaacggttcaccttgctcacagaccaacgttcggtggcttttatgttcaacaacgcacagaggggcaagattaagaacaataagatactgaggtggaggattgagctctccacctacaattatgatatcttataccggcccgggaagctcaatgagcctccggacgctctgtctcgcggaacatgtgccagcgcacaagtgaaccagctacagactctccacaatgacctctgtcacccgggagtcaccaggctctactattttattaaggcccgtaacctgccctattctgttgaggacggccggtctataaccagacactgcccggtctgcgcagagtgtaagccgcacttctatcggccggacagggcacacctcataaaagccacccgcccctttgaacgcttcagcgtcgatttcaaagggccccttccttcttctgaccgcaacatctatttcctcaacgttatagatgagtactcccgattcccttttgccattccctgctcggacatgacttcagccacggtcgtcagggccctgcacggcctcttcaccctgttcggtttccctagctacatccatagcgaccggggatcctccttcatgagtgatgagctgcgtcagtacctgctctctaaaggcatagcctcgagtaggactagcagctacaaccccaggggaaatggacaggtagagagggagaatgcgacagtctggaaggccgttttactagcgctacggtctaaaggtcttccagtcacccgctggcaagaagtcctccctgatgcactgcactcaattaggtcactcctgtgtacggctaccaatgccaccccccatgagcggatgtttgctttccccaggaagtcctcctcgggaatctcactaccgtcgtggctgacgtacccaggccccgtcctgctccggaggcatgtgcggccccataagtcggatcccctggtcgaaaaggtccagctcctccacgccaacccccaatatgcctatgcggtgtaccccgatgggcgggaggacatggtctctatcCAGGGCCTGGCGCCT ATATCCCCAATTCACATGGCACCTGCAGCTAAGATGGTCAGCAAGTGGGTTCCTCACCCAGTGACTGCGCCTTTTTGTGGTGGATTGCTTGCATACTCCCCTGGCCTCGATGGACATGACAGCAGGTGTATGCCTCCTG TGGGAGAGGCAGGATGTTGTACCACTGTCATGCATCAAGCAGCCCTGGATCAAGCAGCCCTGGAATGCAGCAAGGTAAATGAAGAAGCAGAGATGTATTCCTGGAGCGTGGATGTCCCAGGCTGCAGCAAATCAAGAGGACTGGTCTTCCAAGCTCAATTTGAAATTTACCTTGGCGATGCAGCTTTGGCTCAATTGCCTGCGGAACTGGTGGTCTATTGTCTGAGCTTCTGCTGCC